ctcctcctcctcctccatgggaTATATATGCACCCATGAAGACGTTTATATCTTCCTCGCCCATATGCCTTATATCAAAGACCTGAGTGCTGGCGTAAGAGGGTCCCATCCCTCCTGCACACATGTACAGGAAGTTGAGACCCCGAATGCAATTCTCAAAGACCCTGATGACGATCCTTCCAAGGTGGGTGGATCCATATACCAGATCCAGGAACGCCCTtggaagggaagaaggaggagacctTTGCATCAAGGACTCAAGCTGCCGAGTGAAGTAGCAGGATATtcgttagaataataataataataataataataataataataataataataataataataataataataataataatccttatttttaataatattataattggTTGCATCAACTGCAATTTCCATAGACATGAAAAAGAGaagagcaaaggaagaagaagaagaagaagaggttaatTGAAATgccaaattttaaagaaataaagcaaaacaaatatattgtggatgaaacccctgtgcaggaaacttccacaatattattattagctcttTATTATCCTCCTCCTACACCAAAGTCTCATAAGTAGTGCAACTAAACACTTACAAACACTGCACCACTCAACTCTATCTATCTTGAGCtcattctgcttcttcttcttcttcttcttcttcttcttcttcttcacaaaaaCCTGTCATCCTCCTCCACtcttccacatgactgaaccatctcaaaacacaatGATCCATCCATACTACACAGACAATTCAGCTATACAGCTcctatctttctctttcattcatattcagcattaacacctcacttccataaaggagagttggctcatcaATGACTTAATGCACACCTCCtactgccttccttccttctttccttccttcctgcacctattctgtgactcacctgtTCCCTCATCCCGCCAACATCCAAAATATATACTCCAAAATACTTAAAAAGATCATCCATTCTCCCAACATCAATCTATTTCAACTTTCAAACACTTTCAGATTCTCTCACCAgttcctgcagtttctcttcactatccatcatcatcagtactgtatcatctgtaAACATGGGTTATTCCACACAATCTAGTCaagaatgattttcttatttacaatttTGCACCAAcatctgctgctgctgtccttTCCATGTTTGCACACACACCctgccctttcacctttgtctgtctcactcagtgccaaaacattttgctttctctctctcctgaaacaaGTCAACTGTTGTTATTCCTCCCTTACCCTCTACACCACATCCATGCACATTCAAACCCCCAAGTTGcagcatcttttcttttttccataaaaCGTGATCTGGGTCAGTCAATGATGGACTCACATTCCATGTCAAGAACTGTTCATGATGCTCATTTCAAATTAAGGACTTCCTCAAGTAATAGTGAACTTGGACAGTGATTCCTAAAGGATTGTGAAAGACAGAAAGGAATCTTACTCATATAGGAATAAGCTTACCTCTATGACAAAGCATCTTGGTGGGAGAACGCCTTCCTGAAGATGTGTGAAAGAGACTTGGTCGTTGGACTCGATCTTGACTGGAGCCACCCTCAGTTTCGCATCGTGGGTGTTCACAACAAAGATCCCATGAGAGTTTGTTTGAATCTGTTCCTCTATATTGTCTGATAGATTCCTGAACCTTGCTCTCATCTTGAGAATTTCCTGTAAGGGCAAAtccaagatgaaaaaatatattgtgaaGAATATCAGGTAAATAAGAGAAACAGATTATAGAGATAATTATGGTGAATGGGGTTATGAAAATGGCTGAagtcataaatattcataagtcCAGAAATATCTCTTGATTTCAAAACCTTTATAAATCAATCTGAAATATAATCAACTCACAGGTAAGGACAGATTTGATCcaaacttccattttattttagtaCTTTGTAAACAATATCTCGGAAATGTCTTGCATCATAAAATGGGCGAAAGAGAGGAAATAAGAAAGTAATTGTCCCTTTCTTGAGTGAATTGTTACCTAAGTATGAAtcatggacgagagagagagagagagagagagagagagagagagagagagagagagagagagagagagagagaggacaaacctTCAGGAAGTTTTCTCTGTCTCGTTTGTTCTTCTGAACAAGATCCTGCAGTTCCATTATCTTCCCTCGAAAGTTATCCACGACGGCTCCGGTTTCATCGAGAAGAAGTCCATTTGAGGCAAAGTCAGCAACAGATGACACTTTAGCATCGAAGACCTTGATGCCCTCTACACCTTGGAGCACAAGTTGCAACTTGTTCCCCAGGAGATCAGCACATTGATCAATATCTTCAACTTTGCGGTCATTTGAAAGCCTCAGCTCCTCCATCGTCTCCTTGAATACCTCGATGTCTTCATTAGCTCCATGAAAGACAACCTTCATCTCACTGAAGCTTGTAAGGAGGTTCCTCGCCTCAGCCTCTGTTGCCTGACAGTCAGCAATGCTCTGCTCAGTAGATTTCTTGATGAGATCCTTAGTAGACTCTAGAAAGGATCTCTTTACTTCTCTGGACAAAATCTTAGAGCCCAGATTCACGGATGAAAGTTGCTTCACGACATCAAGGAGGCCTCTGTTAATCATGAGGTCTTCAGCTGAATCGTGAGTGAATCTCTCCCTACAGAGAGGGCAATGTTGCTTTTGGGTCGAGATGAGCTCATCGATGCAACGTCCACAGAACTCGTGGGAACAAGGGAGGATCCTGGGGCAGTGATCTTCATTGTAGGTATTACAGCAGATCTTACATTCCAGGGGATTGGACTCCTGAAAAGGACACAGAGATCAGCGACCCTTTAAGATGCAAGTGTGATCTCCCAAAATATTATCTTTCTTGCTAAAAAAGTGACCCTTTACAGCTTTACCTGGTACCAAACACTCGAAGGTCTAACCCATAGGATCTGGATTTGCTAATCTAAACAGAGTTATCTGAAGCCCAGCATCAGATGTCAGTCAGTGGTGAAAACGATGACAATAGAATATattcaaaattcactaaaaatCTTTTTGGACCCTTCACACTGATCACATTTCCATTTGTTAAGTCTGTCTCTAGAAAATTAGGCACTTTGTTggtatgcttttgtttttatataaatttatgcaaacattgtaaaatggtttttctcctattttggCAAATTTGACATTTCTGCTACAGATGTTTGGTTAATCTGTTACAATGGCTTCTATATCTACCAGTAATGGGAGGACCACAACGGGAAACTGGGCTTGTCTGCTGAGTTCCAGCTTGAGCTGAGTTTTTCACTTACTAAAACCCCATCTAATTTGACCTCAAGGGTACAGTTTCCATTGgttccttcattatttttagaGATCACGGGGTTggaactaaatgtaaaattcttcaaaatcatttctaaactatcaaaaaataattattttatttgaaaacaatgaaacaactATAGTCatgacaaaatataagaaactccCAGTTTCTGACAGACTGACACATCCAGCAGCAATGTTCACCAGTTGCCTGGGGGTACGTCAGACAACCAACTCGATGAGGAGGTCATGACCTCCATCCCCTGCTTGATTCCCACAAGAAGGATGAAGCCTATCCAGAAGCCAAACCCcaaggaaactgataaaaatgctTGAAGAAGGCAAAGTGGTAACCAGACTTTCATGCTATCAAGAAGAGAACTAAACCTTACACATTGTCAGTCAGTGGCAGAGACTATTTACAAACTGACTATGGTGTCACTTCATAACAAGATGTTTATCTTCTGTCTTCTTGAAAGAGTTTggtttcatgtttatttaaactTTGGTGCCACATTAAAGTCTGGGATTcacattgttttaaaaaaaaatgtaaaggacaGAGATGACTGACATAATGCAACCTGCACATCAGTGCAGTGATAATgttccacttattattattaaagacaggAGGAAAATAGTTCCCCAGTTCTTTGTAGCAATAATGTAGGAATTTCGTTTAAGTGTTCATGATACTCAAACTTAAGATTAAATTTTTGTTCCCAAATGTTATTGAAGAGGAGGAAGTGACTGAATGGTCAGCCTTTGAGTGTTGTAAGTCAG
The DNA window shown above is from Macrobrachium rosenbergii isolate ZJJX-2024 chromosome 35, ASM4041242v1, whole genome shotgun sequence and carries:
- the LOC136856450 gene encoding tripartite motif-containing 13-like, which encodes MADSNICQESNPLECKICCNTYNEDHCPRILPCSHEFCGRCIDELISTQKQHCPLCRERFTHDSAEDLMINRGLLDVVKQLSSVNLGSKILSREVKRSFLESTKDLIKKSTEQSIADCQATEAEARNLLTSFSEMKVVFHGANEDIEVFKETMEELRLSNDRKVEDIDQCADLLGNKLQLVLQGVEGIKVFDAKVSSVADFASNGLLLDETGAVVDNFRGKIMELQDLVQKNKRDRENFLKEILKMRARFRNLSDNIEEQIQTNSHGIFVVNTHDAKLRVAPVKIESNDQVSFTHLQEGVLPPRCFVIELESLMQRSPPSSLPRAFLDLVYGSTHLGRIVIRVFENCIRGLNFLYMCAGGMGPSYASTQVFDIRHMGEEDINVFMGAYISHGGGGGGGGGGGKSTRAVLSSREDWEREMKKTYEETPLKAGEVRGNISYDDASVLWIVTRDDPSIRKRSCFGKVEEGLEVLIDAILKYPNYTEIKVTQCGLIL